The following are encoded together in the Chaetodon auriga isolate fChaAug3 chromosome 4, fChaAug3.hap1, whole genome shotgun sequence genome:
- the psmd12 gene encoding 26S proteasome non-ATPase regulatory subunit 12, whose translation MSEERSERSDGKIVKMEVDYSSTVDQRLPECEKMAKEGKLQEAIESLLSLEKQTRTASDMVSTSRILVAVVQMCYEAKDWDALNENIMLLTKRRSQLKQAVAKMVQECYKYVDAVTDLTIKLRLIDTLRTVTAGKIYVEIERARLTKTLANIKEQSGEVKEAASILQELQVETYGSMEKKEKVEFILEQMRLCIAVKDYIRTQIISKKINTKFFQEEGTEESKLKYYNLMIQVDQHEGSYLSICKHYRAIYDTPCILEDSSKWQQALKSVVLYVILSPYDNEQSDLVHRISADKKLEEIPKYKDLLKQFTTMELMRWASLVEDYGKELREGSPDSPATDVFSYSEEGEKRWKDLKNRVVEHNIRIMAKYYTRITMKRMAGLLDLSIDESEEFLSSLVVNKTIYAKVDRLAGIINFQRPKDPNDLLNDWSHKLNSLMSLVNKTTHLIAKEEMIHNLQ comes from the exons ATGTCTGAGGAGCGATCTGAAAGATCCGATGGGAAAATTGTGAAGATGGAGGTCGACTACAGTTCAACTGTAGACCAGCGCCTCCCGGAATGCGAAAAAATGGCTAAA GAGGGCAAACTGCAGGAGGCCATTGAGAGCCTGTTGTCATTGGAGAAGCAAACCAGAACG GCATCAGACATGGTGTCCACCTCCAGAATCCTCGTGGCTGTGGTCCAAATGTGTTATGAAGCCAAAGACTGGGATGCcctgaatgaaaacatcatgTTGCTCACCAAAAGGAGGAGTCAGCTGAAACAG GCTGTTGCCAAGATGGTGCAAGAGTGTTACAAGTACGTGGATGCTGTGACTGATCTGACCATCAAGCTGAGACTCATCGACACACTTCGCACTGTGACTGCTGGCAAG ATTTACGTAGAGATCGAGCGCGCCAGGCTGACAAAGACCTTGGCCAACATCAAGGAGCAGAGCGGAGAGGTCAAAGAGGCAGCGTCCATTCTTCAGGAGCTGCAG gtGGAGACATATGGCTCCatggagaaaaaggagaaggtGGAGTTTATCTTGGAACAGATGAGGCTTTGCATTGCTGTCAAGGATTACATTCGCACCCAGATCATCAGTAAGAAGATAAACACCAAATTCTTCCAAGAGGAGGGCACCGAG GAATCGAAGCTCAAGTACTACAACCTAATGATCCAGGTGGACCAGCACGAGGGCTCATACCTGTCTATCTGTAAACATTACCGGGCCATTTATGACACCCCCTGCATCCTGGAGGACAGCAGCAAGTGGCAGCAG GCCCTGAAGAGTGTGGTGTTGTATGTGATTCTTTCCCCTTACGACAACGAGCAGTCAGACCTCGTGCACAGAATCAGTGCGGACAAGAAACTGGAAGAAATCCCTAAATACAA AGACCTTCTGAAGCAGTTCACCACTATGGAGCTGATGCGCTGGGCCTCCCTGGTGGAGGATTACGGGAAGGAGCTGCGAGAGGGCTCACCCGACAGCCCTGCCACAGACGTCTTCTCGTAttcagaggagggggagaaaaggtGGAAGGACCTGAAGAACAGAGTGGTGGAGCAT AACATCAGAATAATGGCCAAATATTACACCAGAATCACAATGAAGAGGATGGCCGGACTCCTTGACCTCTCTATTGAT GAGTCTGAGGAGTTCCTCTCCAGCCTCGTCGTAAACAAGACCATCTATGCCAAAGTCGACCGTCTGGCTGGCATCATCAACTTTCAGAGGCCTAAAGACCCCAACGACCTGCTCAACGACTGGTCGCACAAACTCAACTCTCTCATGTCTCTGGTCAACAAGACCACGCATCTCATTGCCAAGGAGGAGATGATCCAcaacctgcagtga